A window from Sus scrofa isolate TJ Tabasco breed Duroc chromosome 2, Sscrofa11.1, whole genome shotgun sequence encodes these proteins:
- the C2H11orf24 gene encoding uncharacterized protein C11orf24 homolog isoform X1: MLCSSWAPGHGANTWLDLPATQQGTVSSLRSGRLGASGTAQPCSPHTHKMWAALVLVWISSWSLCESQAAPQHPRYPVLNETDDSEKNSSAETVTRAFTNTPARMTSAAPSPIALTKGTWAGSSTSPAVPAGTTHRTDMGASVTAEGTPDRAASRALTLSSPVSAWQTPSPSTARSPPHTPAPDGSTWSRPVTPTMPMPPTPATGAQTSAVTPASASGPTDTHSPPTHTPSHSTASPVTPSSQALNVSTRGPTIQTPLAQTVADMASGPAPTLSNTTSEPTTPSLASVPTTVGTTTKTSEPAASTAPASHTSLVPKVESPALTTRPGPPASTPGATGPGTTQAPEQPEPEPMPGTASTGPPPGSSGGSKAPATDPCQLSTQGRYLVVSSEPLALASVNRSFLLAVLLLGVTLFVLVLALFALQAYESYKKKDYTQVDYLINGMYADAEM, translated from the exons ATGCTCTGCTCCTCCTGGGCGCCAGGCCACGGTGCAAACACTTGGCTCG ATCTCCCGGCCACCCAGCAGGGAACCGTTAGCAGCCTGAGGAGCGGCCGGCTGGGAGCTTCGGGGACCGCTCAGCCTTGCTCCCCGCACACCCACAAGATGTGGGCAGCCCTCGTGCTCGTGTGGATCTCCTCCTGGTCCTTATGTGAAAGCCAGGCGGCTCCCCAGCACCCAC GGTACCCAGTCCTCAACGAGACGGATGATTCAGAGAAAAACTCATCCGCCGAAACAGTTACACGAGCCTTTACTAACACACCTGCAAGGATGACCTCGGCAGCACCTTCTCCCATCGCGTTGACCAAAGGGACTTGGGCAGGCAGCTCCACCTCTCCTGCGGTCCCCGCAGGGACCACACACAGGACAGACATGGGCGCTTCAGTGACAGCAGAAGGGACCCCTGACAGAGCTGCCTCCAGGGCGCTCACTCTGTCCTCCCCAGTGTCTGCCTGGCAGACCCCGTCCCCCAGCACTGCCCGCAGCCCACCCCACACCCCGGCGCCTGATGGCAGCACGTGGTCAAGGCCAGTGACGCCAACGATGCCCATGCCACCCACGCCGGCCACAGGTGCTCAGACCAGTGCTGTGACCCCAGCAAGTGCCAGCGGCCCCACAGATACACACAGTCCTCCCACGCACACCCCCAGTCACTCCACAGCCAGCCCCGTGACCCCGAGTTCCCAAGCACTTAATGTGTCCACACGAGGCCCCACCATCCAGACGCCGCTGGCCCAGACTGTGGCTGACATGGCAAGTGGGCCCGCACCCACCCTCTCGAACACAACCTCAGAGCCCACCACACCCTCCTTGGCTTCTGTGCCCACGACAGTGGGGACCACAACCAAGACATCCGAGCCAGCTGCCAGCACAGCACCTGCATCTCACACCAGCCTGGTCCCCAAAGTGGAGTCCCCAGCCCTCACGACGCGGCCAGGCCCTCCCGCGTCCACGCCAGGGGCCACGGGCCCAGGCACAACTCAGGCACCAGAGCAGCCCGAACCTGAACCCATGCCTGGCACGGCTTCCACGGGGCCGCCCCCTGGGAGCTCAGGGGGTTCCAAGGCGCCAGCCACAGACCCGTGCCAGCTCAGCACCCAGGGCCGATACCTGGTGGTCTCCAGCGAGCCCCTGGCCCTGGCGTCCGTGAACAGAAGTTTCCTCCTGGCGGTGCTCTTGCTGGGGGTCACCCTCTTCGTCCTTGTCCTGGCTCTGTTTGCCCTGCAGGCCTACGAGAGCTACAAGAAGAAGGACTACACGCAGGTGGACTATCTCATCAACGGCATGTACGCCGACGCCGAGATGTGA
- the C2H11orf24 gene encoding uncharacterized protein C11orf24 homolog isoform X2, with translation MWAALVLVWISSWSLCESQAAPQHPRYPVLNETDDSEKNSSAETVTRAFTNTPARMTSAAPSPIALTKGTWAGSSTSPAVPAGTTHRTDMGASVTAEGTPDRAASRALTLSSPVSAWQTPSPSTARSPPHTPAPDGSTWSRPVTPTMPMPPTPATGAQTSAVTPASASGPTDTHSPPTHTPSHSTASPVTPSSQALNVSTRGPTIQTPLAQTVADMASGPAPTLSNTTSEPTTPSLASVPTTVGTTTKTSEPAASTAPASHTSLVPKVESPALTTRPGPPASTPGATGPGTTQAPEQPEPEPMPGTASTGPPPGSSGGSKAPATDPCQLSTQGRYLVVSSEPLALASVNRSFLLAVLLLGVTLFVLVLALFALQAYESYKKKDYTQVDYLINGMYADAEM, from the exons ATGTGGGCAGCCCTCGTGCTCGTGTGGATCTCCTCCTGGTCCTTATGTGAAAGCCAGGCGGCTCCCCAGCACCCAC GGTACCCAGTCCTCAACGAGACGGATGATTCAGAGAAAAACTCATCCGCCGAAACAGTTACACGAGCCTTTACTAACACACCTGCAAGGATGACCTCGGCAGCACCTTCTCCCATCGCGTTGACCAAAGGGACTTGGGCAGGCAGCTCCACCTCTCCTGCGGTCCCCGCAGGGACCACACACAGGACAGACATGGGCGCTTCAGTGACAGCAGAAGGGACCCCTGACAGAGCTGCCTCCAGGGCGCTCACTCTGTCCTCCCCAGTGTCTGCCTGGCAGACCCCGTCCCCCAGCACTGCCCGCAGCCCACCCCACACCCCGGCGCCTGATGGCAGCACGTGGTCAAGGCCAGTGACGCCAACGATGCCCATGCCACCCACGCCGGCCACAGGTGCTCAGACCAGTGCTGTGACCCCAGCAAGTGCCAGCGGCCCCACAGATACACACAGTCCTCCCACGCACACCCCCAGTCACTCCACAGCCAGCCCCGTGACCCCGAGTTCCCAAGCACTTAATGTGTCCACACGAGGCCCCACCATCCAGACGCCGCTGGCCCAGACTGTGGCTGACATGGCAAGTGGGCCCGCACCCACCCTCTCGAACACAACCTCAGAGCCCACCACACCCTCCTTGGCTTCTGTGCCCACGACAGTGGGGACCACAACCAAGACATCCGAGCCAGCTGCCAGCACAGCACCTGCATCTCACACCAGCCTGGTCCCCAAAGTGGAGTCCCCAGCCCTCACGACGCGGCCAGGCCCTCCCGCGTCCACGCCAGGGGCCACGGGCCCAGGCACAACTCAGGCACCAGAGCAGCCCGAACCTGAACCCATGCCTGGCACGGCTTCCACGGGGCCGCCCCCTGGGAGCTCAGGGGGTTCCAAGGCGCCAGCCACAGACCCGTGCCAGCTCAGCACCCAGGGCCGATACCTGGTGGTCTCCAGCGAGCCCCTGGCCCTGGCGTCCGTGAACAGAAGTTTCCTCCTGGCGGTGCTCTTGCTGGGGGTCACCCTCTTCGTCCTTGTCCTGGCTCTGTTTGCCCTGCAGGCCTACGAGAGCTACAAGAAGAAGGACTACACGCAGGTGGACTATCTCATCAACGGCATGTACGCCGACGCCGAGATGTGA